The following are from one region of the Dreissena polymorpha isolate Duluth1 chromosome 2, UMN_Dpol_1.0, whole genome shotgun sequence genome:
- the LOC127866917 gene encoding uncharacterized protein DDB_G0271670-like, protein SSSSSSSSSSSSSSSSSSSSSSSSSSSSRSSTSRSSSSISSSISSSSSSSSSSGSSSSSSSSSSRSSSSSSSSSSISSSSSSSSSSSRSSSSSSRSSSSSSSGSCSRSSSSSISSSSSSSSSNSRSNSSSSSTSSSSSSSSSRSNSSSRRSSSSSSSSRSSCSSSSSSSSRSSSSSSSSSSSSSSSSSSSSNSSSSSSSSSSSSSSSSSRSSSISSSSSS, encoded by the coding sequence agcagcagcagtagtagtagtagtagtagtagtagtagtagtagtagtagtagtagtagtagtagtagtagtagtagtagtagtagaagcagtactagtagaagtagtagtagtataagtagtagtataagtagtagtagtagtagtagtagtagtagcggtagtagtagtagtagtagtagtagtagtagtagaagtagtagtagtagtagtagtagtagtagtattagtagtagtagtagtagtagtagtagtagtagtagaagtagtagtagtagtagtagaagtagtagtagtagtagtagtggtagctgcagtagaagcagtagcagcagcatcagtagcagcagcagcagtagcagcagcaatagtagaagcaacagcagtagcagcagtacaagcagtagtagcagttccagcagtagcaggagtaacagcagcagtagaagaagtagcagcagtagcagtagtagcagaagtagctgcagtagtagtagtagtagtagtagtagaagcagtagtagtagtagcagcagcagtagtagtagtagtagtagtagtagtagtagtagtaatagtagtagtagtagtagtagtagtagtagtagtagtagtagtagtagtagtagaagtagtagtattagtagtagtagtagtagt